The DNA region TAATCTATTTTTTATTGCTTCTGCTTTTTTAGCTCATGATATGGGTAGAGATGATTTACTTACTTCTATTAAATCAACTCGTTCTAATTTTGTTCGGAGATAATATACATACTTACTATTAACTATTTTTATTATTTATTATTTTTTTGAAATTTCAATCTTTCAAATTAGCGAATCTTTTTGATTCGTTCTTTTGGTTTATGCTTTTCATACTACTTTTCAGTTTGATTTCGTCCCTTTTTTCTACTTCTTTGTTTCCCCTATCTCTAATTTTGCTAATTTTTCCCTGTTTACCTTTGTGTAATCTTTTTTGCTTTGCCGTTACTTTCTTTTTCCTCTATTTTTGAAGATCCTATTATATTAGGTTTTTTTATATTTTATCATTAAATTTTATTATTTCAAAATTTAATGTTCTTTAAGCATAATTATTTTTCTTATATTAATTTTAATAAATACCATTTGGAATTTTCGCATTGAAATGGTAAAATATTTTTAGTAATACTAAGATTTAAATAAGAGGTGCAAAATATGGGAGATTTTTGGGAAGATTCTACAACATGTCCTTTGTGCGGTCGAGCTTTTAATTATACAAAAATAAAATACGATAGTATTAGAATTGAAAAATACGAAGATGATTTAAAACCTATTTTCAAAGGTCCAAATCCTCTTTATTTCTCGATTTTAACTTGCCCAAAATGTGCTTTTACTTATTTTTCAGAAGATACTGATGTTTTAAGAAAAGTTTCTAAAGATACAAAAAAGGATTTAAAAAATTATTTAAAGAGAGCTCGAGATAAATTAGGGAAAATCGATAATACAAAAAATAAAGATATCGACTTTTTAAAAAAACAGTATGCTTTAGCCGGAATTATTTATAGAATTTTAAATAAACCAGGAAATGTTGCGAAAAGTTTAATTCGTCTTGCATGGATTTTTAGAGATGAAGATAAAATAATGGAGGAATTAAAATTGTTATTATCTGCTGTGACTATTTTAGAAGAAAATTTTAAGAATCTAAACTCTGATGAAGAATTGATTTTATATTATTTTTTCAAAGGTTATACAAGTTTGAGAATTGGAAAGAGAAAAGAAGCAAAAGAATTTTTTAATAAATTAATTGGTAGATATAGAAATTCAAAAAATCCTTATGTAAAAAAAGCTGAATTTTTGAAAGGTGATTTATGATGAAAAGATACTTTTTTTTATTAACAATAATTATTATTTTTCTTAGTTCATGTTCTTTACTTCCTGTACAAGACACAAAGGAAAATGAAAGATTAGATAATATTGAAAGTGAACTTGCATCGCTAAAATTAACTTTAAGTAATCATGAAAAGTCTTTTGAAAATATTAATGCCAGTATTAATCAAGTTAATAAAAAAATAGAAGATATTTCTTCTAGCCTCGAGTTATTAAAAACTGAATTAAATAAAGTTTCTTATACACTTGCATCTTCTAATACAAAAACTCAAGAGATTTTACAAAACTATAATAATGAATTAAACATTATTAATAACTCATTGAATAATATAAAAAAAGAAATCACAATGTTAAAAAAGAGAAAAGATGATGAATTTTATACTCAATTTTTAACCGCATTAGAGAATAGAATAAAAAACATAGAAAGTAATTTGCATATATTAAATAATGATACAATCAAAAAGGCTGACTTAATTTCATTAACAGAAAATTTTATTACAAAAGATTCAACCATTTTTGAAAACAATAAAAATTATGTGGATTTGAAATTCAACACAATAAACAAAAAAATCAATACTTCATTGAATTCCATAAATAATAAATTATTCTCTTTAGAATCCAGCTTAACTAATGTACAAGATTCTTTGAACTCTAAATATAATGATTTTTTAAATTTCAAAGAATATAATAATGATAATTTCGATTCTATCAATAATAAAATAAAAAATTTAGACATCCAACTGAATACCTTAAAAACTGATAACAATAAATTATATAAGGATTTAATTGATTTAAGGGATAATTTGTATAAAATAACTCTTAGCTCAACTGAAATAAAAAATTCTATTGACAAATCTGTTAAAACAAATATAGATGATTTATTAAAAACTATCAACTCTTTAGATAAAATTTGGCAAATTAATTTTGAAACTCTGGAAAATGATCTGGATTCATTAAAAAATGACTATTCTACATTTAAAAAACAAACTATTGGATTAATAAACGAAAAAAACTTAAAAAAATATGTATATGAATCAGTTGAAACAGAAACACAAAGAGAAGTTGCTAAACTTTTTTATAAAACTAAAAGCGACGAATTACTTAAAATAAAAGAACTTGAAGAAAAATTTAAAATTTTAGACAAAACTATAGGGAATTTGCAAAATTCATTTGAATTATTATCTTCAAGACCTTTAAGCACCTTTGATGAAAAATATAAAACTAAATTAGAAGAATTAGAACGAGAATTAACCAATGCTTTGATTTCTTTCTCAAATGCAGAAATAAAAGAACTTTTTGGTTCAGGAGATCAAATTATATACACCGTTAAATCAGGAGATACCCTAAGCCAGATAGCTTTAGCTTTCGGTTTAGGGTATAATGGTGTGGATTTAATAAAAGTTGCAAATAACATAGATGATCCAAGAACCATAAGAATCGGACAAAAAATAATTATACCCGTTAATAATATAGAAAATTTCTTAACCTGGCCATTAAGTTATACTTCACCTTCAGATTACGACCGTATAGTTATAAGGTTCGGAGATAGAATTTCAACTGGAGTTTCGGTAGGTCTAGGAATACTTCCATTAAAGAACGAATCTGTAAAACCTGCTTTACCTGGGAGAATTATTGATGTTGGCAAGGCTCCTAATAAATCTTTTTATGTGAAAATAGATCATGGGAATGGTGTAGTAAGCATTTATTCAAATTTAACATCTATAAACATTAAAAATGGTCAATGGGTAGATAAAGACACAATATTAGGAACAATAAAAAAAGATACTTTATTTAACTTTGAAATATGGAAAAATGGAGAGCCAAAAGATCCTATGAAATTATTTTTTAAATATCTTGGTGATTTCAAAGCAACATTTTATACTGAATGGGATGATAAAATAATATATTATCCTGCATTTAGATTAACTAAATCTCAAAATGTCCCAAGACCTTGGGTTACAGTCGCTGCTGACCCTGAACTTATACCTTTAGGTACAGTTGTATATATACCAGAATTTAGAAATTCTCCTAATTTTGGTTTTTTTGAAATCGAAGATATTGGGTCAAAAATTGTGGGTAATAGATTAGATATATATATTAATGATGTAAGACTTGCTCAAAAAACACAAAATGTAAGTGTGTATATTGTCGGAGAAAAAAACAGGAGGTAGAATTATGGGTTTAACAGTTAAAAGTAGTTATGCATTAAGAGCTTTATATGAATTAGCTTTATTTCATAAAAATGGGATTGAAAGAGTTTCGATAAATGAATTATCAACAAAACAAAAGATACCTAAAGATTTTTTAGAAAAAATATTTAGCGAATTAAGAGAATACGGTGTAGTTGATTCTGTTAGAGGTAGGTATGGTGGTTATGCATTAAGCAAAGACCCAAAAAAGTTAAAATTGAGTGAGGTAATATATATTCTTGATAAACCATTTCAATCTTATGAATGCGTTATAACTGGAAAGTGCGAAACCTTAGGTTCAGATTGTGCGGTAGGATACATCTGGAAAAAAGTTAATGCCATATTAATGCAAGAACTTTCTAAAATAACGCTCGCAGATTTAATCGAATTGGGAGAAAAATTAGAATTAATGGGAGGAAATACTGTTGAAGAAAAAATTAATAATATTGATGAGTGGAGGAGTTGACAGTTCTGTTGCAGCTTTTTTAGCCCAAAAAATGGGATATAATATTATTGGCATACATTTTAAAACTATACCTGATGAGATCTTTACAAAAATACCTGAAAAGAAAAAAATTTGTTGTAGCCCTTCTGATACATATGACGCTATGAGAATTGCTAATAAACTAGGCTTTGAATTAAAGATTATTAAAATATACGAAAAATTTAAAGAAAAAATTATACATTATTTCATTAATGAATATAAAAGTGGATATACGCCAAATCCATGTATGCTTTGTAATAAATATTTTAAATTTGGTTTATCTGTTGATTTATTAAAAGAATATGATGCTGATTATATTGCATCAGGACATTATGTGATCAGAGAATTTTCTCAAAAATACAACACAGATATTTTAAGAAAAGGCATAGATATTTCAAAAGATCAATCTTATTTTTTAGGTTATATTGATAAAAAAGTATTACCAAAATTAATTTTCCCAAATGGTTCTTATACAAAAGATGAAATAAGAAAAATAGCAGAAAATTTAGATCTTAATATTGCTAAAAAAGTTGATAGTCAAGAATTATGCTTTATTCCTGACAATGACTATAGGAGATTTTTAAAAGATAATAATATTAAAATTTCAAAAGGTGCTGTTTTAGATCTCGATGGCAATATAATTGGAGAACACTCTGGATATACAAATTATACAATAGGTCAAAGAACGGGCATAACCTATTTTAAAAATCCAAACATAAAAATGCATGTATATAAAATACTTCCAGAAAAAAATCAAATTATTGTTGCTCCAACAGAAAAAGTCTATTTTAAAGGTTTAATTGCAACTAATTTTAACTTTTTAGTCGACTTCAACGAAATTTATGCAAGATGCAGAATCAGAAAAAGAAACGAAGAAAAAGATGCTTATATAAAAAAAATTGGTAATAACAAAGTACAGGTAATTTTCAAAGACCCTATATTTGCAGTTACTCCTGGTCAATTCGCCGTTGTTTATGATAATGATGGAATAATATTAGGTGCTGGAAAAATTGAAAAATATTTGGAGGTTTAATATGTCGAAAGCCATATATCCAGGTAGTTTTGATCCAATAACTTTTGGTCACCTTAATATAATAAAAAGAGCTGCTAAAATTTTTGACGAGCTATATGTTGTTGTTTTGCATAATGTAAATAAAAAATATTTTTTTAATCGTGATGAAAGAATAAATATTACAAAAGAGTCTTTAAAAAATTTTAAAAATGTCTATGTTGAAAGTTATGAAGGATTATTAGTTGATTACGCGAAAAAAAAAGATATTAATGTTATTATTAGAGGATTAAGAGCTGTTTCGGATTTCGAGTATGAACTGCAGCTTGCAAATGCAAATAGATCTTTAAATGAAAATGTTGAAATCCTCTTTCTTATGACTGATACAGAATTTTCATTTATTTCATCTACAATAGTAAAAGAAGTGGCTAAATTTGGCGGAAATATATCTCAATGGGTTCCAAAAAATGTTGAAAAAGCAATAATTAAAAAAATTAGTAATAACAATGTTTAAAAAAAGAAAAATAATTATGTTAAAATTCATCTGAATTTTAAGAAAATACTAGGAGGGAATTGAAATGGCTATAACTGCTGCTGATGTTAAAAAATTAAGAGATGCCACAGGCGCTGGAATGATGGATTGTAAGAATGCTTTAGTTGAAGCTGAAGGAGACTTTGATAAAGCTGTTGAAATTTTAAGAATAAAGGGTGCTGCAAAAGCTGCTAAAAAAGCAAACAGAAGCACTGGTGAAGGTATTATCTATTCTTATATTCACCACAATGAAAAAATTGGTGTTTTATTAGAATTAAACTGTGAAACAGACTTCGTTGCAAGAACAGAAGAATTTCACGAATTAGCAAAACAAATTTCATTACAAATTGCTTCAATGAGACCAAAATGGTTAAAGAAAGAAGATGTTCCTGAAGACGTTATTGCAAAAGAAAAGGAAATTTATATAGAAGAAATGAAAGAATCTGGAAAACCTGAACATATTATTGAAAAAATCGTAGAAAACAAATTAAACAAATTTTTCGAAGATAATTGTTTATTGGAACAAGAATTTGTATTTGCTGAAGAAAAAGGACAAAAAATTAAAGATCTTATTACTGCAGCTATTGCTAAAATAGGAGAAAATATTCAAGTTTCAAGATTTGTAAGATTTGAAATTGGTGAATAATGTATAGGGTGGTTATTGTCCACCCTTTTTTTTAAGGAAAAGGGGGGTAAAAATGTATAATAGAATTTTATTAAAACTCAGCGGTGAGGTCTTATCTGGTGAAGATAAAAAGGGATTTGATGAAAAAGCTATTGATTATTTATCGAACGAAATTAAAGATATTGTTAAACATGGAATTAAACTTGGTATGGTCATAGGTGCTGGTAATTTATTTAGAGGTAGAGAATTAGAAGACGTTACAAACACCATTGGCGACCATATTGGTATGCTCGGTACTGTAATTAACGCCCTTTATTTAAAAGACTATTTTGAAAGAAAAGGTATAAAAACCGTTGTTGTTTCCCAAATAGTAGATCTACCTTCTGTTAGAAGAATACATTATGATGATATAGAATTATACTTCAACGCAGGCTATGTTGTAATATTTGCTGGTGGCACTTCTAATCCTTTTTTTACAACAGATACAGCCGCTGCTCTAAGAGCTGTTGAAATGAAAGCTGATATTTTAATAAAAGCTACTAAAGTAGATGGTATTTATGATAAAGACCCCAAAAAATTTGAAAATGCTAAAAAATATGATAAAATAACATATGATGATGCTATAAACTTAGGTTTAAAAATAATGGATACTGAAGCTTTTTCTATATGTAAAAGATATAAAATGCCTATAATTGTTTTAAATTTCTTTAAAAAGAATAATTTGTTGAATGCTTTATTAAATTCAAACATCGGAACTTTTGTTAAACCTTAAGGAGGTGCTGAAACATGTGGTATGATGAAATAGTTGCTGTAAATGCAAGAGAAGTTTTAGATTCAAGAGGAAATCCAACAGTCGAAGCTGTTGTAGAATTAGCAAGTGGTGCTATGGGAAAAGCTATTGTTCCATCTGGTGCTTCAACAGGTAAATTTGAAGCTTTAGAATTAAGAGATGGTGACAAATCAAGATTCAAAGGTAAAGGCGTATTAACTGCTGTAAAAAATATAAATGAAATTATTGCTAAAGAATTAGTGGGATTCAACGTTTTTGATCAACCATTAATAGACAAAGTAATGTTAGAATTAGATGGCACAGAAAACAAATCAAAATTAGGTGCAAATGCTATATTGGCTGTTTCAATGGCTGTTGCAAGAGCTGGTGCTGATTCATTGGGTATTCCTTTATACAAATACTTAGGTGGTCCAAATGCAAAAGTTTTACCAGTTCCTTTAATGAATATTATCAATGGTGGAGAACATGCTGATAATAACCTCGATATTCAAGAATTCATGATTGTCCCAGCTGGTTTTGATAAATTCTCAGATGCATTAAGAGCTGGTGCTGAAGTATTCCATTCATTAAAATCATTATTGAAAAAAGATGGACACGTTACTGCTGTAGGTGATGAAGGCGGATTCGCTCCAAATTTAAACTCAAATGAAGAAGCCATTCAATTTATAATTAAAGCCATTGAAAACGCAGGCTACAAAGCTGGAGAACATGTATTTATCGCTTTAGACTGTGCTGCTTCTGAATATTATGATGAAGAAAAGAAAGTTTATAACATTGATGGTAAAGCTTTAACTGCTGAAGAAGCTATGGAATATTATGAAATGTTAATAGATAAATATCCTATCGTTTCAATTGAAGATCCATTTGATCAAGAAGATTGGGAAGCATATTCAAAATTTACAGCAAAAGCTGGTAAAAAAGTCCAAATTGTTGGTGATGACTTATACGTAACCAATGTAAAAAGATTACAAAAAGGTATTGACTTAAAAGCTTCTAACTCTATATTAATCAAATTAAATCAAATAGGCTCCGTAACTGAAACATTAGACACAATGGAATTAGCAATGAAATCAAATATGACAAACGTTGTTTCACACAGATCAGGCGAAAGCGAAGACACATTTATTGCTGACTTAGCTGTTGCTATGAATGCTGGGTTTATAAAAACAGGATCATTATCAAGAAGTGAAAGAATAGCAAAATATAATCAATTATTAAGAATAGAAGAAGAATTAGGAGAAGTTGCTGAATATAGAGGCTTAAAAGCATTTTATTCTATAAAGAAATAAATATAATAAACCCCATCTTTGTAATTTACAAAGATGGGGTTTTTATTAATAAGAATTTTCAACATTATCCCATGATGCATCTAAAATCTTTTCTATTTCTCTAAATAGTTTTTTCTTTCTAGTTTCATATTTTGGGATCTTAAAACTTATAAATTTTGCATTAATTCTTTCAAATTCACCAATTATATTAATATAATCTATTATTTCATTATTAAATTTGGAATCGAAAGTATTTAGAAAAATTAGATTATTTTTATATTTAAATATATAACTCTTAAACATATCTATTGTATTTAAATTTATAACCTTTTCTTGAAATTTAACTATTAAAAGTGTTTTAAAATTTCTTTCGAAAAATTTCTTTTCCATCTCATCTTTATTGTATATTTTATTTATTTTTATATATAAATCCTTTAGCATATATACAATACCATCAAATATAATATTACTTTCTAATTCTCCAAATTTTTTTTCTTTTATTACAAAAAAACCATCTAAATCAAATATTCTTTCTCTAAATGGATATAAATACATATTCTTTGTATTTTTTAATATGTCTATTGTATTATTTGAAATTTGATAATTTTCCGAACTATATATTTCATATTCGATATAATCTATCTCATTATTTTTCTTCTTATAAAAAGAAATATATATAATATCATCATAAATTCGAATTGCATTAATAATATTATTTTCCAATTCTTCAAATGTTTCAATATCTTGAAAAAGACTTTTCATTATATGTTTCATGTTTTTAATATTTCTATTAATTAAATTAAAATCATCTATCCCAAGATTACTTGAAATTTCAAACAATCTTTTTGTTGTATGAATTTCATATCGAAAATATCTTTTCATCCAGAAAATTAATATTGTTGAAAAAAAGAAACTAAGCAAAATAAAATAGTAAAAAGAATATATATATAATTCTTTATTTGTAAAAATTGTAAGAATATAAATACTATTTCCAAAATTTGTTTTTCTTATATAATATAAATTCCCATTAAACATAAATTCTTTATTTTCTTCTTTAGATAAAAACATTTTTGAATATATAAAATACGGTAATGATGTTTCTGGCCAAATGAGCTTTGTATTATTATCAATTATGTGAAATTTTAATCCTTCCATAGAAAACTTATTTAAATGACTAAAATCTATATTTATTTCAAAAGAAATATATGCAATAGGAAT from Marinitoga hydrogenitolerans DSM 16785 includes:
- a CDS encoding DUF2225 domain-containing protein; protein product: MGDFWEDSTTCPLCGRAFNYTKIKYDSIRIEKYEDDLKPIFKGPNPLYFSILTCPKCAFTYFSEDTDVLRKVSKDTKKDLKNYLKRARDKLGKIDNTKNKDIDFLKKQYALAGIIYRILNKPGNVAKSLIRLAWIFRDEDKIMEELKLLLSAVTILEENFKNLNSDEELILYYFFKGYTSLRIGKRKEAKEFFNKLIGRYRNSKNPYVKKAEFLKGDL
- a CDS encoding LysM peptidoglycan-binding domain-containing protein — translated: MKRYFFLLTIIIIFLSSCSLLPVQDTKENERLDNIESELASLKLTLSNHEKSFENINASINQVNKKIEDISSSLELLKTELNKVSYTLASSNTKTQEILQNYNNELNIINNSLNNIKKEITMLKKRKDDEFYTQFLTALENRIKNIESNLHILNNDTIKKADLISLTENFITKDSTIFENNKNYVDLKFNTINKKINTSLNSINNKLFSLESSLTNVQDSLNSKYNDFLNFKEYNNDNFDSINNKIKNLDIQLNTLKTDNNKLYKDLIDLRDNLYKITLSSTEIKNSIDKSVKTNIDDLLKTINSLDKIWQINFETLENDLDSLKNDYSTFKKQTIGLINEKNLKKYVYESVETETQREVAKLFYKTKSDELLKIKELEEKFKILDKTIGNLQNSFELLSSRPLSTFDEKYKTKLEELERELTNALISFSNAEIKELFGSGDQIIYTVKSGDTLSQIALAFGLGYNGVDLIKVANNIDDPRTIRIGQKIIIPVNNIENFLTWPLSYTSPSDYDRIVIRFGDRISTGVSVGLGILPLKNESVKPALPGRIIDVGKAPNKSFYVKIDHGNGVVSIYSNLTSINIKNGQWVDKDTILGTIKKDTLFNFEIWKNGEPKDPMKLFFKYLGDFKATFYTEWDDKIIYYPAFRLTKSQNVPRPWVTVAADPELIPLGTVVYIPEFRNSPNFGFFEIEDIGSKIVGNRLDIYINDVRLAQKTQNVSVYIVGEKNRR
- a CDS encoding RrF2 family transcriptional regulator; this encodes MGLTVKSSYALRALYELALFHKNGIERVSINELSTKQKIPKDFLEKIFSELREYGVVDSVRGRYGGYALSKDPKKLKLSEVIYILDKPFQSYECVITGKCETLGSDCAVGYIWKKVNAILMQELSKITLADLIELGEKLELMGGNTVEEKINNIDEWRS
- the mnmA gene encoding tRNA 2-thiouridine(34) synthase MnmA, with protein sequence MKKKLIILMSGGVDSSVAAFLAQKMGYNIIGIHFKTIPDEIFTKIPEKKKICCSPSDTYDAMRIANKLGFELKIIKIYEKFKEKIIHYFINEYKSGYTPNPCMLCNKYFKFGLSVDLLKEYDADYIASGHYVIREFSQKYNTDILRKGIDISKDQSYFLGYIDKKVLPKLIFPNGSYTKDEIRKIAENLDLNIAKKVDSQELCFIPDNDYRRFLKDNNIKISKGAVLDLDGNIIGEHSGYTNYTIGQRTGITYFKNPNIKMHVYKILPEKNQIIVAPTEKVYFKGLIATNFNFLVDFNEIYARCRIRKRNEEKDAYIKKIGNNKVQVIFKDPIFAVTPGQFAVVYDNDGIILGAGKIEKYLEV
- the coaD gene encoding pantetheine-phosphate adenylyltransferase → MSKAIYPGSFDPITFGHLNIIKRAAKIFDELYVVVLHNVNKKYFFNRDERINITKESLKNFKNVYVESYEGLLVDYAKKKDINVIIRGLRAVSDFEYELQLANANRSLNENVEILFLMTDTEFSFISSTIVKEVAKFGGNISQWVPKNVEKAIIKKISNNNV
- the tsf gene encoding translation elongation factor Ts, with the protein product MAITAADVKKLRDATGAGMMDCKNALVEAEGDFDKAVEILRIKGAAKAAKKANRSTGEGIIYSYIHHNEKIGVLLELNCETDFVARTEEFHELAKQISLQIASMRPKWLKKEDVPEDVIAKEKEIYIEEMKESGKPEHIIEKIVENKLNKFFEDNCLLEQEFVFAEEKGQKIKDLITAAIAKIGENIQVSRFVRFEIGE
- the pyrH gene encoding UMP kinase yields the protein MYNRILLKLSGEVLSGEDKKGFDEKAIDYLSNEIKDIVKHGIKLGMVIGAGNLFRGRELEDVTNTIGDHIGMLGTVINALYLKDYFERKGIKTVVVSQIVDLPSVRRIHYDDIELYFNAGYVVIFAGGTSNPFFTTDTAAALRAVEMKADILIKATKVDGIYDKDPKKFENAKKYDKITYDDAINLGLKIMDTEAFSICKRYKMPIIVLNFFKKNNLLNALLNSNIGTFVKP
- the eno gene encoding phosphopyruvate hydratase → MWYDEIVAVNAREVLDSRGNPTVEAVVELASGAMGKAIVPSGASTGKFEALELRDGDKSRFKGKGVLTAVKNINEIIAKELVGFNVFDQPLIDKVMLELDGTENKSKLGANAILAVSMAVARAGADSLGIPLYKYLGGPNAKVLPVPLMNIINGGEHADNNLDIQEFMIVPAGFDKFSDALRAGAEVFHSLKSLLKKDGHVTAVGDEGGFAPNLNSNEEAIQFIIKAIENAGYKAGEHVFIALDCAASEYYDEEKKVYNIDGKALTAEEAMEYYEMLIDKYPIVSIEDPFDQEDWEAYSKFTAKAGKKVQIVGDDLYVTNVKRLQKGIDLKASNSILIKLNQIGSVTETLDTMELAMKSNMTNVVSHRSGESEDTFIADLAVAMNAGFIKTGSLSRSERIAKYNQLLRIEEELGEVAEYRGLKAFYSIKK